In Sphingobacterium zeae, one genomic interval encodes:
- the xth gene encoding exodeoxyribonuclease III, translating into MKVATYNINGINARLPVLLRWLAEESPDVVCLQELKSPQERFPLKEISDLGYHAIWHGQKSWNGVAVLSKYKIEEVTRVLPGDPEDNQSRYLEVIIQNVVICCIYLPNGNPLPGAKYEYKLNWIERLTKRSKTLLQMNAPAILIGDFNIIPEEIDTYKPEKYIDDALFTKEVKEAFSLLLKDGWQDAIRTLFPDKEVYTFWDYFRQAYGRNAGLRIDHILLSPSIQDRLTQGGIDRDVRGWEKSSDHAPTWIRLNNNTNG; encoded by the coding sequence ATGAAGGTAGCAACTTATAATATAAATGGTATCAACGCGCGGCTTCCAGTCCTTTTAAGATGGTTGGCAGAGGAGTCGCCAGATGTGGTTTGTCTTCAAGAACTAAAATCGCCCCAGGAGCGTTTTCCGCTGAAAGAGATAAGTGATCTTGGCTATCATGCCATTTGGCATGGCCAGAAAAGTTGGAACGGAGTTGCGGTGCTTTCGAAATACAAGATTGAAGAAGTCACAAGAGTTCTCCCCGGAGATCCTGAAGATAATCAAAGCCGATATTTGGAGGTTATAATTCAAAATGTTGTAATATGTTGTATTTATCTACCGAATGGAAATCCTCTCCCAGGGGCCAAATATGAATACAAATTAAATTGGATCGAACGGTTGACAAAAAGGTCTAAAACACTTCTTCAGATGAATGCACCGGCTATTTTGATTGGTGATTTCAATATTATTCCAGAAGAGATAGATACCTATAAGCCAGAAAAATATATCGATGATGCACTTTTTACAAAAGAGGTTAAGGAAGCTTTCAGTCTACTGCTAAAAGATGGATGGCAAGATGCCATACGTACACTTTTTCCAGACAAGGAAGTGTATACCTTCTGGGATTATTTTCGGCAGGCCTATGGTCGAAATGCAGGATTGCGTATAGATCATATTCTTTTGAGTCCGTCTATACAGGATCGGTTAACGCAAGGTGGTATAGATCGGGATGTGCGTGGATGGGAGAAGAGCAGCGATCATGCTCCTACATGGATTAGATTAAATAATAACACGAATGGCTAG